The sequence ttaaagGTTTTCATTGAGATAGTACTATAATTTCTTGATGTGTATTCTTGCTATTATTCCTTTAATGCAATACTTTGTTTTCCTTAATAACAAACAAGTGAAGAGTGTACATagatacttttttatttattaattttccagcatttgttttgttgtttctctTGTGGCTGATATCTTACATCAAACCTTAAGAAGCTGATAGAAGGGATCAGGTAAAGCATTATACAGATAACTATAGATTCCATGTGAATGATTTTTGAGCTGATCCTACATTTGTAGTCATACAAGCATGCTACACAGTGATCCTGAAACATCTGTACTATTGTTTTATCTTCAGTTGCATTTTTACACTAATTCTTAAAATTTGTAGGATGCACAGTCATATGCAGACGACAACAGTTTGCTGTTCATGGAGACATCAGCGAAGACCTCGGTGAATGTGAATGAAATATTCATGGCAATAGgtatgttttaaacatttaaacaattagCTGAAAACATAAACCATTGGCATCTAAAGGTATTGCCAAATTCCTACCACACCTTGCTAAGATGAAATAATTACCTATTTAGTTTATGAAAGAAAAAGTACATGTACCTTCATAGTCTTAAGTGCAGATGTTGGCACTTGGTCATCTTAATTATTTAACTTCAACCAGATAGGCAGAGAAATTATTCAGGAGCTGATTACAGCCGCGCTGGACAGTAGAAATGCTGTGATCTGTGAAAGTCTGAGTCCTGCACCAAAGTAAACTACATAATGGGAACTTAATCCTGATCTTCACCGtcccttgttttttttgtattttaaaatgaaaggttTGTACTTCGAAGGTCTTGAGTCTATAAAATATATCTAGACTATAAGAACATTATGAAAGAAGATGGTAAGATGTATAGAGCATCTCAGTGTGCTTTTACACCATATCCACAAATATGTTTAGATTTTCTCATTTGTCTGCAGGCATTACATTAGATTGATCTATACATACTAAGAGTTAACAATGTTACAATCCAATTAGCTGCAATGCAATTACAATGCTTTAATACAATACTTAATTTTAAACATCCATAAAGTTGCAAACACAGACATGAAGAGTTAAGTGTATTATACTGTTGCTGGAGGAATACTGACCCTGAACTTGACCAGGAACCTTTTCCTGGGTAACCTAATCCTGATCTCTATCATGGTGCTGCTGACATAAGCTGAAGTCACCAGGTGCTCTGCATTTAGTCGCTCCAGGGgaaatgtaaacaaacacattgtGAGCGGCTTTAGAAACAAAAGGACCTTCAATTAACTCAACAAGGCAAACTTATTCGTCCTTTTTAGGAAATGGAAACAATGAAATGTGTTTCAAAGAAGGCATGTGACTCAAGTTTCCAATAACTGTGTGACAAAAGTCAGTACAATTAATACATCCCAAAAGCTTCTCAAACCAGATCAGTGAACTCGTCCTGCAGCGTGTATATGTTCAGTAAATACACCATCCTGGTCACAAGACAAAAGTGTAACGATCACGGGATGTCAAAGTAATGGAGtttcttcttctgtttttccagCAAAGAGATTGCCTAAAAACGAACCACAGAGTGCAGGAGCAAACAGTGGGAGAAACCGAGGAGTAGATCTCACTGAGACGACCCAGCAAAGCAAGAGCCAGTGCTGTAGTAACTAACGCTATTTCAAATTGCATCTCAAAGAAGTCCCTTCCTAACTCTGAATAACAAAGGAATCAGGGGAGCTTACTTGTCCCAACAACATGCCCCCGAATAGCTAAaagactctgtatagctgcATTTCTAATacaaagtttattttatgttttttttttgtgtgttttttttttttttttttttttgaacttttattttaaaaatgtacttcaGAATTATGGATGCATGTATCACTACAAGGCCTAAACGTAAAAATTTGTACTTTATTCAGCGACAAAGAAAAATCACTTTTAATGCTGAAAAGGACCTGTCTGGCTGAGATGGTTATAGGTTACTCCCTCTTCTGTTTGATAGGCAAGGTTCATGATGGCTTAGTGAGATGGTCCCCAGTTCAGACTCGGATCTtgcatatttttttgtatacattgCTTCCCAACAAACTATTTAGTAGCACTAGAACCAAGTTCCCCACTCCTGGGCTTTTCGGCCATGCCTGCTTCTAACTGTTCTAGTGGCATTGTGCAATTGTTTACAGTATTTATGCAGTGACTAGTTTCTGCAAGGACCCTTGTTAAAACGATGCATTCCTCTTCTCAGTGGTTGCAGTTTGCAGACCAATCTGCTGTACAATTTGGTAGCCAGTCCTCAATTGCAACAGTCCCTTCAAACTCCCTAAAGGGTCTCCTTagtaaactaaattaaaaattagTTTACCCGTGTTGAAAATGGTCATCGGAAAGTCTgcttgcatttattttactaaTTTGAACACAAAAGTGCTAATAATGGTCAACTAGGCTCCATGCCATGAATTGATAGAGTGTTTTGGTCACGtgactttattattttaaagaaagcaacaaaACCTACAAATGGTGTTTGTCCCTAACCATGATTCAAAGCATTTTCCATTCGCCCATAAGGTATTAGGAGAATCGGTTACTTCAGCAGGTCTTTTGAAGTTCTTCATGCCTTGCACTAACAATGCTCATGAATATTCCTTGTCATTATTACAGCTGGTGTGTTATAAATAATATACTGTAAATAGGGTGTTGCAATGTAGTCTACTTTTCAATATACAACTTACTGGACTAATGCTTGCTAGGGAGTTGTTTAGATAATCATACAAACTGTACAGTAACCGAAACAGTTAATATTAAGGGTTTGGAGTTTTTCACAAATGGTTAAATCAGTGGTGGtctttataaatgtatgtagTGTTATTAACAATGAACTTGCATTTCCTTAGTGGTTTGTCTTGTACTTTCTCAAAATTGTCTCggtttatatttttaacatttctttCGCATTGCACTAATTATTTTAGTGGTAAGACAATGATGCCCCATACGATATTATACCTTGTAGAAACTGAAATCAAATATATTGGATTAGTAATTCTACTGCTTAAACAAGACTTGTAGCTGAACTGGCAAACTAGCTGGCAGTCACTTTTAACAACAGAGTTGTAATGATGTAACCCAATAATGGTGAAGGACTGATCAGTTCTAATGTTCAGGTACTAGTTTATGAATAAATAAGTTAATAAACAGGGATATATTGTATACTTTTTGCTGTGAACATTTAATGCAGCTCCAATCTAAATGCAAGCAATTTACAAAATTGTTAATTACCAAATAAAGATACAAAGACATTTGATCATTTACATGTCATACAAATTGGATATGTTTAAACGGTCAACAGTTGCATGATTTGAGGATTTCGTCTCGGGACAAGCTTATGTCTTCAGTGGGGGAAAAGTGTTGCTTTGGGCACAAGTTTTGTTCCCTTACTGTTGATGCACATTTTGGgcaaaaaacaaatctaatcCTGGAAGAAGTACTGTGGCCACTGATATGTTTTCCCTTGAACCCAATGTCACTGCTGCTTCAACAATTTTTCTACTGATGCACGCTGCCAATCTCTCGTACTGTTCAGCATCGAGACGCCCTTCTGAGTCGGCGGTTGCACTGATCAAAGGTTTTTCATTCACTGAGCCTTCCTGTATCTCTTCCTGGCCACCCACTGTCCCACTTTGACTCACTCTACCCTTTGCCACACATTCACTGCTGTTTGTTGTTTGCTCTTGGCTTGAGACACGAGGTTGGGAAAGTGTATCTGAAAGCCTGGCCCAATTTGATGCATCAGTGTTTCCTCTGTCTTGGGTTTGGGTGGGAGGCGGTTCCAGATGAGAAGAAAGAACATCCAGGGCAATTGCTGCCACAGCGTTTTCATCTAAAACATCCCAAACCCCACTAGAAGCCAGAACTAGCAGCTGGAAGGAATCGTCCATTGGTAAAGATACAGAGTATGGCACCGGTATAACGGACTGTTTCAGCTTCGGGTCTCCGTGGTTTCCCAGAGCACGGGTAGCACGTGTCAGTCCTTCGACAAGTCCATGCTGCCTGTTGCCACTGATGGTTGCACCGGCCTCTAGGACGCGTCTTCTTTCTTTTCGGTTAGAGGTGCTGTGGTCCTTTGTGAGACGATGGCCTTTCCCGTTCTTGCATAAAACAGCCTGTGTGTTTCCtgacatatatacatttgttacatttttgGGAATTTTAACCTTTGATCTCTTTAAAGTATATTCGCCTGGTTAGTTTTAATTCAAAAAGCACCTTTGGGAAATGGGGTCAGGTCAAAAATTAAATCtcacattcatttttaaattctgtTGTAGCCATTTGTTCGATGTACTGTATAGCGGTAACATATTAGTAATGCTGTGCCTAAATTATGATAGACAGCTTTGTTTTTCAGCTATTCGAAGCCTCCAGTGTAGTCATTCTTATTGTAATAACCAGAACATTTTTCAGGTTAATTAAATCAATCCTTTTAGAAAAATGGGCAACATTTTCTTCAACATAATGACAATTGTGAGGCACAAGTGAAATTTACTTAAGGCTTGAGTTTGCAAAGACTACTATCAACAAAAGCAGTACTTTTCTAGAAGAGTGAAAAGCTGCTACTGTGATACCATGAGTTTCTATAGCTGGAAATGTATGTGTTGGTAAAGATAAAGGGTATGTGAATAGTGGTTCaaagggtttgttttgttttgtattttttcaaaattTTAAGAaccataaatacaaatgtattactGAGAAAAACAGCATTCATCTTCAGAGCTCTGTTAAGGGACTTTTTAAGTTGTGTAGAATATTACAGTACAGGTTTACAGGTGGTACAAAACATAAATTGGGTCCCTTCCACTGTAAATTAATGGAAGGCAGCTATCCAGATATTTTACTTTGTGAGTTACTTTGAATGAAAGTAGACATAATTTCACCTTTTCTTCCTGacaatgtaaacatttaaacaattattttaagtaattgTTTGAATGACTTGCATCTTCCTTATTTTTGTACAACAGAGTGTAAGGAAGATGGCAGGCTATGCTCttgttaatacaaataattgattAATGAACAGCAGGTATCAATAATAGGGAATGCACAGGCCTACTTACCACAGTTGGCAACGTGGAGCTTTCCCACAGTGCGTTCTTGGTCTTGTGGTGGTGGTAGATCACCATTTGTACCACTTTCAATTCTGCACTCTtcggtggtgtttttctgctgcaTGGGGCTTTCAATCAAGCATATCAAGGCTGTGCATCCACTCCACCTAATCTTAGAAGTTTCATGTCGACCCAGACCCAGAATCCTGTCCATTTTCAAAAATGCTTCTGCAAGGGCCATATGCACCCGTTCATCGTCCCCTATATTATCTACTTGTAAATGTGGCATGGATGGGTTCTGATCAGG is a genomic window of Amia ocellicauda isolate fAmiCal2 chromosome 10, fAmiCal2.hap1, whole genome shotgun sequence containing:
- the LOC136760347 gene encoding protein phosphatase 2C-like domain-containing protein 1, with the translated sequence MKQSLPQHQDIRGQLDEDHVKVCNSNKIKEENLQGMEDHLELHFLAHAISQTNINGKQECTSDQYNHTTRNKHKIGNSVTIASACNPLIKGVGFCEDKNAAWKLDMEDASIFIDQYGGRHDSCFIGLFDGFHGRCAAEVTSKELPILVLEQLSKRELSYSLPTEDLKLLANFNTIFEKDCKENPDQNPSMPHLQVDNIGDDERVHMALAEAFLKMDRILGLGRHETSKIRWSGCTALICLIESPMQQKNTTEECRIESGTNGDLPPPQDQERTVGKLHVANCGNTQAVLCKNGKGHRLTKDHSTSNRKERRRVLEAGATISGNRQHGLVEGLTRATRALGNHGDPKLKQSVIPVPYSVSLPMDDSFQLLVLASSGVWDVLDENAVAAIALDVLSSHLEPPPTQTQDRGNTDASNWARLSDTLSQPRVSSQEQTTNSSECVAKGRVSQSGTVGGQEEIQEGSVNEKPLISATADSEGRLDAEQYERLAACISRKIVEAAVTLGSRENISVATVLLPGLDLFFAQNVHQQ